The genomic region ATTTTCTTCTCATAAAATGGTCTCAACTAAAATAAACTCTTCAGGGATATAAATGAGGAAATAGAAATACCTGTATATAGTCAACTGAGGATCCAAGTGCTTTGAACGCCGTGTACATCACATCCCGCTTGCCGCCCCATTTCTGCATAATgcacacacatctcttgctctgGATCAGGTGCTCTACCTCTTTTCTCTGTGGATCCTCTCCTATAACATAATCAGGATCCCACATTGAGCCCACGGCCATTTCCTCGTCCTGCTGGGCCTGGGTGGGGTCCCATGTGTGGTAGTTGTTCTTCCACACATAACAGCCAGGATCTTGGTCTTTGAACACCTCTCTGAACATGTCCATCATATATCTGTCATCCTCTGAGTTCCCGTCCACCACCATGATGATGCGCAGCAGCTCAGGTGGATACTTGAGAGCCCTGATGGAGTTGAGGCACTCTCTGAGATAGGTAGGGTCCTCCTGATAGGCTGATATGGTGAAGCCAATGGTCTTGGTCAAGGTGCATGGCTTTGTGCGGGCTTTCATTCGCCGGTGTTCAATGAAGGCGAAGAAGCTCTGGAACAACacgtggagggagaggagcagtcCATAAAAACCAAAGGAGATGATTCCATACTGGGAGGTCGCCAGTTGGAAGCCGTCGACGTAGGCCCACACCATCACACCCAGGACCACCAGGGCGAAGAGGAAGGTGAGGATGGCACGGATTACTGAGCCCAGCTTCTTCAACAAATGTTTCAGCTCCATCGTCTTTCTTTACCTTGGGTACatataacaacacaacatcttAGCATGTGCATCCTTCAACggtggattcaaaccaaacactTACACAGGCACTTGTAGCAATGTGGTATGGAAAAAGGGTGTAAGAAGTGGAAAAAGCTGTTTTATGTGAAGTGTTGTAAGACGTCTTAACGAGCTCTAACAACTTGTATAATAACCCAACAGTTGCCCTAACAAATCCTTTGAGGTTCAAAATGAACAAGACTGTCAATCCAATTTATCACTCACTattgtttaaaaacacaataacacgtTAGCAATAATGACATTGGAGTTCCAAAGAGCTATGGCACAAGTTACTATTTTCAAGCattcttttttaacttattttaattaatttaatcataTCATTTATCTCATATACTTTAAATAGCCTCTGATAAATTATTATATGCACCAGTTTAGAATGTTTCAGATGAGCAACAAGTTGAGCTTAAATATCCCAGAGAAACAAGCACAATACATGAATGTGTCAGAAACCACAAATATATGTTATAGGTAGATCCATAAATCCAGCGGTGTCATCTGTGTTAACATGTGACTGAATTAATAAAcaagtaaataataaataaaataatagtaatTATAAAAGGCTTTTAAAACTGCCAGCAGAAATCTAAACCACGTTCTATATTTAAATTCGTAAAACAATGGCAGTGATAAGATGTAGTCACATTAATATTTATGGTATCTTTGCTGTTTTATTAATatagaaatttaaaaaacaagttcctACCTGGTGACAAGTTGTCCTGGCTGTAAACATGAGCCACGTCCACTTGGTGCTGCTCTCTCCTTTACCTGATGCTTCCTGGCTTCTCAGGCTCCAAGGCTGAACACGGGATGGAGCCATGATCGCTCTTTTTATATGTCGGGACTTACTATCATTTACGCGCGCCCCCGCTGACTCAGCCGTGCGTCAGGACCAAGGCGGTGGTCTTGACGGCATCACTGTGCTCTGTGCATGCGCGTGCTTTGTTTTCTCCCCTTTACCATGGAAATGTTACGTTTGCGACCTCCTACACAATGGTTTCCCAAACAGGGATGATCCCAAACTTTTCTGGTGGCAGCAGCTTCAAGTAGACAAAACAAACGCGCCACTTGGTTAAAGGGATGTTTCTGGGGTTACCTCTGTATTCATGTCCACCCTCTCACACcccatttctttatttaatcatAACCCAAGAGCTCACATTGTACTATGatattattctattctattttatttgacCACCGCCTGCATCTTAGGGATGTTTGGTTCTAATTATCATAAAAAAAGCAACCCCAGTAAGTTATAGTTATAGTTATCACTTCATGATAAGATTCAGTGGAGCCAGATTCTGGGATGGAATGATTCATACAAATGCTCTTCCACAAAATGTTACGAAAGATGCTTTAAAGACAATTGTACTTGTGTTATACTACTGTTCTGCTATTGATTAATATTGCTCAGGCGTCAGTGCATGTGAATAATATCCtgacctaacacacacacaaacacacaaacacacatacacaccctcaGGCGTGCATGTGAATACATCTGCACACTTGCCCATGTCACATACTCACAGCTGTTGCTTTTATATAGATATTAGTATTATAAGGCTTTACATGATATAGTTCATTTGTCTTTCAGTCATTGTATGTCATATTTTGAATTTTAAAATGCACCTATACTCTGTACTTTCCAATCTGTGCTAAATAATAAATTTACGATTCAATGGTATTTTTTCTAATCTGATCGACCTCATATTGGTAAAATGTTCTATTGTTCATCAAGTGTTCATCCTTTGCTTACACAGCAGAATTTAATACCACAACCTTCACCCAGAAacttaaaagaaacaaaaatgtgaCTTTTATGGTGAAAATGTGTaacatttttttatcttgatataatttTTGAACACATTTTCCAGCTCTAGAGTAGAAACTTTGCAGACAGAGAACAGCTTGTTGAGGTATTTAATCAAATCGACcttgagggagagaaagataaGAAAACTCAGAGGCTGCAGTTCAGTCTGTACATAGGTGGGAGGATGCCCTCTGCTGGAACCCATCTGAAACTGCAGGAGCCAAAAATAAACAACTAAGGGGGTAGAATATAAATCCTGAGAAAAGGAGGTGTGACACCATGAAGTTCTCGTGTCTGATCTTTCCCACTAATCTCTGACTATGAAAGACAAAAGCTGTCCCTCTGAATTGCTGTCACTGTCCTGAGTCTGCCATGATTACATCCCTGTAGAGTTTCTCCGTGGGCAGATCTGTTCATGAAGGTCCACACCCTTTGCCACAGGAGGCCTGAGTCGTCAACAAGCTTCATGTCAGACCCAAATAGAAGCCACCAGGCCGCTGATGTCATGTGCGCAGGCCGTGCCAGTGTTTAGGGGATGATGAAGTGGCCTGACTTACTGGAAATGTTATTATTTGTGTGGTTTCTGCAGGAGATGTCTGTGTTCACTTTAATGTTATCCCTCCGCACTGTGCTGGAGATAATCTTATAGATGtcttattataatattaaacgATCACCTTAGTTAACAGGCTAGTAGGCGCagtatctgtgcatgtgatgacATTCCTGTCCTGCGTACCCTCAAGTTCAGCCTGTTTAGTACAAGGCCAAAAAACTTGAGGGCACACAACTGAGGTTATGACCCTATCATCCGCTGGAGgctgctaacatctactggtagttggtaacttaaattgtgcagaagaccttcaaacataCAGGGGATATTCACCAGCTAGTCCTATATTCTATAATACAATGTGACGCCATGTGTGTGCTATCGTGACATTTTCCTCTAAAGTtaaattagatcatttcaaatcacGACATTTTTAATCTGACTTTGCCTCAGCCAAAGAGGTTGtggtttcacccctgtccattgtGTTTTTGCTCTGAAATTTGCAGGAATTTAACTCGGTGGCAGGTTGTGTTATGGGTCAACAAACAACCTGTTAgatgttggtgtggatccagaccAGGGAGCTTTTTCCAACATTGCCAGATTGACGTTTTTCAAAactttcaccattttccaaggAAATAATAAACAATCTGGCATATTCAGGGAACTGATATGTGATAATGTGTGAAGTTTGGTGCAGGTTGAATTAAATCaatggggactgttgggccttggcagtggAAGGTGCTCTTCTGACTGCCATTCTAGCTTATTGGCTTATTGCTCCGGTTATATGAAAACATCATGACTACATTATTGGTTTGTTCTGCTGGTCATTGCAGTGTCCGATGGCTGAACTTTATAAAACTGCAGAAGGATAAGGATGTAAGCAGCTCGCTAACGTGGTTTGGGGATTTCTGTAGAATTCCAAACATGGACATCTATGTTGCTAAAACCATAAAACCTGTCCAGAGCCacgttttcaaataaaaaatgtgcagCATCCATGCAGCATAGCTTCGATAAGAGCTTTCTTTTTCTACGTGGGTCATGAGTTCTCAGAAAACTTTGTTAGGCCCCAGTCTTTATTTGGTGGTCAAGCAAATGCCTGGTGactcactcctcctctctccgccACACCCAGGCAACCAGAATCCACTTAAACCATTCATGGATTTTGTGATTGAGTTTTCTCATGTGTGCACCTGCTGTTTTATTAGCAGTTTGAGCCCGTTCGCACAGATGTTACTGAGCAGTGTCCTAGGAAGGGGTTCAGGGCACTACTTACTTCTTTAGGGTGCAACAATTGTAGACCTTCGTACCTATTCTACTCAGACTGCTCGGAACATCAATACTCAGGCTGCAGCGAGACACTGGAGTTTTGAAGAGCTACAGATTTACAAAAGGAAAAACTCTGAGTCGATAGTCAACTGGCTAAATACCACCTTTGTCGCAGTGCTCCATACTCCATACTGATTATGGAGTGTGGCCAGAGTGTGCAGCATGCTTTATGGTTTCCGCCCACAGAGAGCAGTGTAGCAGCATTTTTCTGCCTCAGTGATTTATTGCAGGCTGACTGCAAAAATCACAACTCGTCCCTTGTGTAGTCTTTGCTCTCCTGAGGCATCATCGAGCTAGAAACGTGTCAGTCCATTTGACGTGAATCAGTCAGAGTTTGTCAAGACAAGTAAGTGTGAGGCAGCTGGACCGTGTGTTACAATCTCAGACGTGTGTTTTGATTTACAGTCATGCAAAGATATGAATTATGGCAGTGAAGTGGATTTTCAAAGACGTATAGGCTTCTTCTTGTTTAAGGCAAAACATGTGGATGAGGCCAGATGTGCTGTGTTGTTATATTCTTAGATGCCAACAcattctgaggacacacacactaatagacTTGTATAaatgacaccacacacaccagaccTCTCATAGTTGACTTTAATGATGTTGCCATGTGCTGCACATGATTTCTTTTACAGCTCTGCTGCTCAGCCAGATGCCATTGTGTTCCTGATCCAGGGGGTGTAATTACAAACCTTTGTGTACACCCCAGGCTTGTTTCTCAGGGCACAACCATGTCCCCAAGACACAACTCCCTGGAGCTCGCCGCCACACATCATGGGACCCCCGGAGTCACCCTGAGGACAGAGAGATGAAGGTTCCCTTACTGGTGCATCATTCACGTAGTCATGTGTTTTTTTGGCTGTTACAGCAGCCTTGACCTCTACATTACCTGACAGGAGTCCTTCCCTCCCTTCAGATAGCCGGCACACATCATGTTTTCAGTGATTTGGAAAGGATATGCGTTAAAGCATGTGTCATCGCTCAGGAGGGGGACCTCAAGGCACTGCAACTTATGAGGGTACCTCGctggaaaagacagaaaaagaagatgcatctatgtttttatgtgtttgaaCGGATCAGAAACACATCTGGCGTTTAACTCACAGCCTTCATCGCTGGGACGAAGATTCCCCCATCCAGAGATCTGGCACATTGTTCCGTCACTGGCACACTTCGAGGGGAGGGTTGCAGGGCGCACAAAGCTGTTCAGAGTGGCCGGTCGACTCAGCCTGATAAGCATGATATCACTGTCCTGCGAGCGGGGGTTGTAGTCAGGGTGGCGAATAAACTCAGCAGACATAATGTGCTGCTCAGTCCCCTCGGGTTCCCAGATGTCGTGCTCTCCCAGACGAACTTCTATATTCGACCTGTGTTTAGAGATGAATGTCAGTTACCTCCCCTGTTGTTTTTCTCACCAGGATCTGTGAAAAATGAATAGTTCTTACTTTGATTTGCAGTGTGCAGCAGACAGCACCCACTCATCAGACAGAAGAGTCCCTCCGCAGAAGTTGTACCCATCGAAGAGAGACACCTGGTAGGGCACGGAGTGTTTCGGGCAATCATATCCTCCAACAATTTTGTTGCCTTCCTCCAGGGAAGCTATCGGCATTTGGAATAAAGACGAGACAAAACCAGAAACAACCATCGAATCATTCAATTTTTAAACATCTTAATCTCTGGGCCTACTTTTCTCAACAGTGTCTGTCATTTCTCTAAATTACCTGCCGCTCCAAAGAgagtgagaagaaggaaaagCTTCATGCCTTCTGTTTGTTATACTGGCAGATTAATGTGCCCTCACTCCAAGCTTCAGGTATTTCAGCCCTCTTTTATCTTTCCTCTCAAGGTCTTCTATCGTTAGAGATACACCTCAAACACTAAACATGTGTTGAATTTCCCTGGTCACTTAGGGTTAAGCATGTATGGCAGAAAACAGCAGCTGTTTTTGTCTGATTACGAATTCTGTGAGATTTTGAGGACTTTCTGTGTTAAGTCAGGGCCCTTGCTCTTTGTAAGTTTAAACTCAACAGTGTCTTTTTGATGCAACACTTTAATTGTGCAATCAGATTGTGGAAAATGGCATATGCACATCTCTAAATTACTTGGAACCACAAAGTGACTTTCATGTTTCCGGACGTTGAGTAAGACTCATACAGGCAAATCATTATATCATcagaaaatgtgataaaatTGTTTCCTTTACGCTATCAGTGAAGAGTCACACGTCCACACTGAAAGCGCACATATACCTATAtttagaaatttaaaaaaaaacacatttttaacgCACAACTCTGCATTCAGTCCACTCAccagctgtcactcacacacagtttaaGGATGATTTACACTCTCACTTACGCAATATTACAAAACTGCAGGTCACTGCTGAGTCAATGCGGCAGAATGGAGACGTTGAGGTACCAGGCTCAGTTACTCATGCATGAGCATAGGTGTTTATCAGCACCAGacaggaaaacatttaaatgtgaggGTGCATTTAACCAAACCCTATCATTATACACTTAAGACTAAAATATAACGCATTCCCATCCAGCACAGGCAAGTTCTCCCCCCCTCATTACTGTGTGGCACACACACCATCGGCCTCATTCCTCTTCCAACCTGCGTATCACGGCTCGTGTTCTTTGATCATTGACAAATGCTTCTACTTTGCTCAGACTGTTGGGACGCGCTCTCTCTGTAAAAGATGCAAACATCTTAAATAGCATGTGTTCACTGTTTGTTTCACTTGTTCTGACTGGATTTCACGAGAGGGATACATTCCCATCACATTTTCAGCAGAAAACATGAGGCCAGGCATTAAAGCACCCTCCAATGGCCTTTATTAGAGAAAAGGAAACTGACAAGGACTTTCCCCCCTTTGCACCATTTACCTCTCTAACCCTTGTGACAATACAtggaaaagatttttttttatttatatctggCGTTCTCTGCATGTTTAACCAGTTCCGGCTCCCCCTAATCCCATTCCACTGGACCTCAAAATACCcttggagagacagagggagcccTGTTTCACAGGTCTGTATATGACTTACCCGTTGTCAGGCTTGTTTGCTCTCAGACAGAGCCCAGGCTGATTATTCATATCCTTTAGGTCTGCTGAGGGGGGACCAGCCGCTGTGGTTGAAAAGCAGAGACGAATGTAAGGAAGTGGTTTAAGTTATTGAGGTtcagctcttttttttctttttctgtgtgtggtgtgtttcaTGGAAACAACCGTCAGTGAGCCATGAGGACGAAAGCCATTGGCACCGGCCTCgacttgaaaaacaaaattccTGACCTCTCCACACCCCAGAGACAGAGGATTTGATTTCCAGTCAGCACCGCAACAAGATCAACAAACCTTTGAGGTTTTCAGCACACAGTAGATGCCActctttgtgtctttctgaCAGCGTTGGTGCAGTAGAGAAATTTCAGCACAATGGTTTCTGTACCACCTTTGGACTCgacccctccaccaccacccagGCAGAAGGAGCTGTGGATTCTGACATGCACTGTGTTTTGCATTcaacagcaaagaaaaataCTGGGTGTACATCAGTGATGCTTGGAGCTGGAGTATGTCATTAGTCTGTCACTGTCCCAcacgcaaagacacacacacacacacacacacacacacacacacacacacacacacacacacacacacacacacatatacacacgatTTACTTGTGCCTTCCAGGTGACTCCCCCACCCTCCCAGCTGCTGTAGTGAATAATAAACCCCCCAACTCCAACTGCATATATCAACCACGGTTAAAACTAAATTCTCTTTAAACCTCCACTAGTTGTTTTACACACCCAAATTGCTATTTGTGTGGCACACACATAATTGCACGTTTGGTTGGTAAATCCAGAACTCTGGCAAGCCCTGGGCTCTGAAGGCTTCCCTCAAACTATAGCCTTGGGATAGCTATTAATATACCCTACAGACAGCAGCAGAATGCTCTGCCTTTACGTTCTCTTAAAGACTCAGACAGCAAAaagttttttgtttaaaaaaaaaagcacacattTTAGCACAGAAATGAAAACTGGAGAATGTATTGCAAGTGGGATTAGCACCAAATGAAACAAAGTAGTCACAGTGTCTAGACTTCAGCTAAAACGGGCTTGTCACTTAACGTTACAAATGCAGCATAACGGTGCAGGAGTTTTAAGGAGTGATTAAATGGTTAAACTGGGTCAgaatatttaaaacagtttcCTGCAGTTCCAGTGGATTAATTTTGGTCCTGGCGTAAGAGATCTCTCAATggagacattttttaaacactgaCTGTTTATTTATCAAAAAAAGGGGAGAGGGCTATGATAACaatgacatgactgctcctgCCCACACACTCAAATACGGGTGTTGGTCTGAATTCATGCAGGGGCCTGAGAGCGtgtgcacagacacatgcatgtaatgtctctcactccttctccctctctttcttccccctctcgctttctttttttcctccccctcACATCTGGACTTTTGGCAGGACACGGttcctgttttgtgtgtgggtgcatcAGCAGGGGACTCGGTTTTAGGGCTGGGCAGGTTCGAGCAGCTCACAACTGCAAAAATCTGATCAGTTCATGACTTTGAGGCTCATTGAGAAAAAAGTTAGACCTTGTACATCGCCTCAATCACCAGGATGCTTCTGTCTCTGATTGTCTGAGTCCCAAttgtcattgtgttttcagAATTTTCATCAAGGCATCATCTGTTTCTCCTAATATATGAAAGCAAACATGACCAGCAGATGTATACAGAGATCCATATGGTGGTTAATACTATAAATTTCGTCTTTTCATTTCAATCTAATTAACTACATGGCAACAACTTTGCCGAATATGACTCATtgactgacatttaaaaataagttGGCATAAAACCAGCTGCTTAAATGTCTTGGCCACATCCTTTGCaacatctgtaaaaatgttgtttgatGAAGTTTGTTGCTACAGGATGTCAAACTGAGCCACATAATAAGAATTAATCCTGGACATCAGTCTATTTAGTCCTGAAATGTGAAGGAACACAGATGATAGTGATTGAGGAAACAGCTTATTCTTCATATTTTGCAATGCTCCATGGAAAATCGAACAAAAAAACATAGCACTTACACATGCACTAATGTGTGGGTAGTGGGGCAGAGGAATCAAGAGTAAAGAGGAACTGTGTGGGAGGAAATATGAGCATGAAGTCAAACTCAGATGTAAGTTCTCTCCCCCACTGAAAGGTGGGACTCTACTCTGGGGAGATGAGATGGATTTTCTGTGTCTGCAGCCGACTCTGCCCCATGTTCATCTTGTTCTGATGTTCCCAACGctaatgtctcttcctgttggAATGCATTTCTGCAGATTCCTCTTAACTGCTTGAGGAGATGTAATGACATATTCACATGTGATATGTCTTGTAAGGTCTTAGTATAATTACGGATTAAATAAGTTTAAGGTGGCTTCCCTTTACTTTTTGGCTTGCTGTTTTTCTCATTCCCTCCAATTCTTTGTGCACCTTTTGCCAATCCAAACATGTCCTTCTCTACTTTTTATTGGGGAGTTGGTGGTAAATTTGTTTCACTAAACTACAGTAATTAATACCTCAAATCTGCAAACGTAAAAAACCATGCTGCATATTCccctctgtcaaggaggttatgtatTCATTCCAATATGTCTGTTTGAAAAATGTTATGCAAAAACCACCAACATTGGTTTGAAGGGAATCTTGATTGAAGGGTGAGGTATGATCCATACAAACCAAcctaatatatttatattaagatCTTAGTCATCTAGGGCAGATATAACATTTCTTCCCCcacttatttttaaattgtaaggtttggttttgtttcttaACAAATAATTCACAGATCTTAAAGGAAAACAAGCATATGTAGAATGGTATATCTCTGATCAGATAAATTTGTCATGGCTTTCTGTGTACATGGTATATGTATCTGATCTAAATACATGTCCATGCAATTTGGTGTGAAAGTGATCAATGATCAGTTGGAGGAGGTGTACTCTCTCTTACTTAgtggtgtttttgtttgctCAATATTGGTATCTTCATTTGTATGTGACACTGTAACACATCGCAAACTGCACTTAAATTAATTTGAGCAGTTTCAGAAACATCCCATTAGGAGAGTAAGACgctaaaaaaggaaaacagcaCATAGCTCGGACATGTGCTTATACTGACAATAGCTctaaaaatgttattaaagaTGTGTGATTCCTCAACAGAGGTACCACAGTTATGTCCAGCTTCAAGTGGTCAGAGGCAAAGAGGGAGTAGCCTATGCTAAAATAAATATGACTATTTGATAACATGAAATCTGGTTCCAGTGCGACAATCGTACACAGGGAGCAAGGTAAAGAGAATGGATGTAGGAAAAAAATATGTAACCTACACGTCCAGATGGCAATTCCAACGGTCAACACGGAGCAATTATGCTCAACCTCAACCAAACATGTGTTCAGCCCACATAGCGAAAAACACATTacgcagcagcatcactggtgaaCATGAGAAgttgctgctccactctcataTACAGTCATCCCAGCAAACCCACAATTTATGCGTTTAGCTGTTTGGTTagttgttttttcacttttggagtttcCCAATGAATGAACGTGTTACAGCAGGATGTTCTGCGTCAGACTCTTATCAGCAGAGAATATCCTGCAGGTAAGGGCTGAGAGTCAGACAGAGAGTAAACtgaatgtctgtgtttttcataggctgcgcacacagacacatacacacaaacacacacacacacacacacaaactcacacgacttgacccatgacttcaggggaCATTAAATCGATTTCTTGGAGACGCTTACTTTAGCCATAGTTACTAACTAAGatctaacctaaacctaactttACCCTAGCCCTAGTCCTAGCCCAAACCCAAAcataaaactaaatcaaataataaataaataaacttaacttaacgtaacttaacttaacttagcttaaccttaaccttaaccttaaccctaGCCTAAACCCAAACCCAATCCCAAACTTTACCTAAACTTTGTCCTAAACCCTACACTGTCtaactttaaaatgttgataaaGATGATTGTACATTATGCAGACTTGCttttgtccccataatgtgatttGAACAGATTTAGATCCCCACAATATAAGAAATACCTGGactgcacaatcacacacagacacacacacacacacacacacacacacacacgcacactcgcgcgcgcgcacacataATTTATACACTGTGTAAATCACAGATTATTTCTGACATTAAGTTCATGTGCAGGCAGAGCGTGGGTCTAGtacaaggagggagggagggggaggctcGTGATCCCGCCTTGATGGGAGCGATGACTTCACATATGTAAAGTCTCCAGGATCCGAGCTCCGCAGTTTTTCCTCTGGATTCGTCTGAGCTGTCCGCTGCGGACACATCCTCCTCTTTGTGGAAGgtacttttatttttctcacaaactgtgtctgtctgtgtgtgtgtgcgtgtgtgtgtgtgttcgcgcaTCGGACTGTCAGGAAGATTACAGAAGGATCCAAGTTATCAAGCCTGACCCAGAAAACATCCCTGCAATGTTTTTAATTCGctttttttcatgttgttctctacatcaaaaaaatattttttatgtgcAATCATATGTTTAAATGTGACAAAAGCGGTAATTAAGTACATGAAGTggattatttttgtgtgtttttttatctgtggttcagattttttttttttaaatcctgttgATCTGATGTTGAATTCACTCAGGAGAACCTGGTGTGCA from Pleuronectes platessa chromosome 10, fPlePla1.1, whole genome shotgun sequence harbors:
- the LOC128450026 gene encoding trypsin-3; this translates as MKLFLLLTLFGAAASLEEGNKIVGGYDCPKHSVPYQVSLFDGYNFCGGTLLSDEWVLSAAHCKSKSNIEVRLGEHDIWEPEGTEQHIMSAEFIRHPDYNPRSQDSDIMLIRLSRPATLNSFVRPATLPSKCASDGTMCQISGWGNLRPSDEGSRYPHKLQCLEVPLLSDDTCFNAYPFQITENMMCAGYLKGGKDSCQGDSGGPMMCGGELQGVVSWGHGCALRNKPGVYTKVCNYTPWIRNTMASG